Proteins from a single region of Harmonia axyridis chromosome 4, icHarAxyr1.1, whole genome shotgun sequence:
- the LOC123678439 gene encoding uncharacterized protein LOC123678439 isoform X2, with the protein MVVWKHDIAVEESFSCLITHIVEILDQWDQMEPMKNILEALKCETTGIVCSYLLSCFFLLASLHASKVIDVSILDCGIAPFVQDVYKTAEDFFISSLVNFSSNKSCGKPKRAKSKCNECPSNSCKKKDFEETDDDDEGDWQPPKKCGRRRH; encoded by the exons ATGGTGGTGTGGAAGCATGATATTGCAG TCGAAGAATCTTTTTCCTGTCTAATTACTCACATAgtagaaatattggatcaatGGGATCAAATGGAaccaatgaaaaatatattggaaGCACTGAAATGCGAAACAACGGGAATTGTTTGCAGCTACTTACTCAGTTGTTTTTTTCTACTAGCTTCCCTACATGCATCCAAAGTTATCGATGTTTCTATTTTGGA ttGTGGGATAGCGCCTTTTGTGCAAGACGTTTACAAAACCGCAGAAGATTTCTTTATCTCTTCTTTAGTTAATTTTTCCTCGAATAAATCATGCGGAAAACCTAAAAGAGCAAAATCTAAATGTAACGAATGTCCTTCGAATAGctgtaaaaaaaaagatttcgaaGAAACTGATGACGATGACGAAGGGGATTGGCAACCTCCAAAAAAGTGTGGTAGACGTCGACATTGA
- the LOC123678439 gene encoding uncharacterized protein LOC123678439 isoform X1 produces the protein MVAYPPALLAMALNLDGVHIFKDPKATFTGPYLSCIIFMVAIFIFVTHIDMYPACFRRLWWCGSMILQFLSAQFIFEYLLADFWFPVEESFSCLITHIVEILDQWDQMEPMKNILEALKCETTGIVCSYLLSCFFLLASLHASKVIDVSILDCGIAPFVQDVYKTAEDFFISSLVNFSSNKSCGKPKRAKSKCNECPSNSCKKKDFEETDDDDEGDWQPPKKCGRRRH, from the exons ATGGTAGCTTATCCTCCTGCACTTCTGGCAATGGCTTTGAATTTAGATGGCGTTCACATTTTCAAGGATCCGAAAGCCACATTTACTGGTCCATACTTATCCTGTATCATCTTCATGGttgctatttttatttttgtaaccCACATTGACATGTACCCAGCCTGTTTCAGAAGATTATGGTGGTGTGGAAGCATGATATTGCAG TTCCTTAGCGCCcaatttattttcgaatatctACTTGCTGATTTTTGGTTTCCAGTCGAAGAATCTTTTTCCTGTCTAATTACTCACATAgtagaaatattggatcaatGGGATCAAATGGAaccaatgaaaaatatattggaaGCACTGAAATGCGAAACAACGGGAATTGTTTGCAGCTACTTACTCAGTTGTTTTTTTCTACTAGCTTCCCTACATGCATCCAAAGTTATCGATGTTTCTATTTTGGA ttGTGGGATAGCGCCTTTTGTGCAAGACGTTTACAAAACCGCAGAAGATTTCTTTATCTCTTCTTTAGTTAATTTTTCCTCGAATAAATCATGCGGAAAACCTAAAAGAGCAAAATCTAAATGTAACGAATGTCCTTCGAATAGctgtaaaaaaaaagatttcgaaGAAACTGATGACGATGACGAAGGGGATTGGCAACCTCCAAAAAAGTGTGGTAGACGTCGACATTGA